The Streptomyces sp. NBC_01689 genome includes a window with the following:
- a CDS encoding VOC family protein, whose product MYQQMIFVNLAVNDVDASKKFFTELGYTINPQFSTEDCACVVISDTIVAMLLSKQRYADFTKKEIADSARTSEVLLCLSAESREKVDELCDKALSAGGSGTREAQDHGYMYGRSFDDPDGHTWEVMWMDPAAVQG is encoded by the coding sequence ATGTACCAGCAGATGATCTTCGTGAACCTCGCCGTGAACGACGTCGACGCCTCGAAGAAGTTCTTCACCGAGCTCGGCTACACGATCAACCCGCAGTTCTCGACGGAGGACTGCGCCTGTGTCGTCATCAGCGACACGATCGTCGCCATGCTGCTGAGCAAGCAGCGGTACGCGGACTTCACGAAGAAGGAGATCGCGGACTCCGCCCGGACCAGCGAGGTGCTGCTGTGTCTGAGCGCCGAGAGCCGCGAGAAGGTCGACGAGCTGTGCGACAAGGCCCTCTCCGCGGGCGGCTCGGGCACCCGGGAGGCCCAGGACCACGGCTACATGTACGGCCGCTCCTTCGACGACCCGGACGGCCACACCTGGGAGGTCATGTGGATGGACCCGGCGGCCGTCCAGGGCTGA
- a CDS encoding LOG family protein, with product MQPTPLHTGHDREIESLAEFDEVVSGRGSLARFRVQSIDLTDRTDALLSVDTSGAVFLGCPMDPGAAASVRAAGALVFPPVPGLPFDPYRGLLHSPDELFASLDAGYEATPDALTYTWFQHTKADGDIFASMLRSIHDDAVSDALDELLLGARVVGVMGGHAMARGTRAYEGAALLGRELARSGIMVATGGGPGAMEAANLGAYAAPFDDTMLTEALRLLAGAPSFSPSVTDWARAAFTVRERWPDGGPSVGIPTWFYGHEPPNPFAAHIAKYFANSTREDGLLARSNAGVVFLPGAAGTVQEIFDNATPNYYESRGEPTPMVLVDRAHWTERHPTWPLLQSLARDRSMENRIALVDRIEDAPEALKRLGG from the coding sequence GTGCAGCCAACTCCCCTCCACACCGGCCACGACCGTGAGATCGAGTCCCTCGCCGAGTTCGACGAGGTGGTCTCCGGGCGCGGCTCGCTCGCCCGGTTCCGCGTCCAGTCGATAGATCTGACGGACCGTACGGACGCACTGCTCTCCGTGGACACCTCGGGCGCCGTGTTCCTCGGCTGCCCGATGGACCCCGGTGCGGCGGCATCCGTGAGAGCCGCGGGCGCGCTGGTCTTCCCGCCCGTCCCCGGACTGCCCTTCGACCCGTACCGGGGCCTGCTCCACTCCCCCGACGAGCTCTTCGCGTCCCTCGACGCCGGATACGAGGCGACACCGGACGCCCTCACCTACACCTGGTTCCAGCACACCAAGGCCGACGGCGACATCTTCGCGTCGATGCTGCGCTCGATCCACGACGACGCGGTGTCCGACGCCCTCGACGAACTCCTCCTCGGCGCACGGGTGGTGGGCGTGATGGGCGGCCACGCGATGGCGCGCGGCACCCGCGCGTACGAGGGCGCGGCACTCCTGGGCCGCGAACTGGCGCGCTCCGGAATCATGGTGGCCACCGGCGGCGGCCCGGGCGCGATGGAGGCCGCCAACCTCGGCGCGTACGCGGCCCCGTTCGACGACACGATGCTCACCGAGGCGCTCCGGCTGCTCGCCGGGGCGCCCTCGTTCAGCCCGTCCGTCACCGACTGGGCGCGCGCCGCGTTCACGGTGCGGGAGCGCTGGCCCGACGGCGGCCCCTCGGTCGGCATACCGACCTGGTTCTACGGTCACGAGCCGCCGAACCCGTTCGCCGCGCACATCGCCAAGTACTTCGCCAACTCGACGCGGGAGGACGGGCTGTTGGCCCGTTCCAACGCGGGCGTCGTCTTCCTGCCGGGCGCCGCCGGGACCGTACAGGAGATCTTCGACAACGCGACCCCGAACTACTACGAGTCGCGCGGGGAGCCCACTCCGATGGTGCTCGTGGACCGCGCGCACTGGACCGAACGGCACCCCACCTGGCCGCTCCTCCAATCCCTCGCCCGTGACCGGTCGATGGAGAACCGGATCGCTCTGGTGGACCGGATCGAGGACGCTCCGGAGGCTCTCAAACGCCTCGGTGGTTAA